In a genomic window of Gopherus evgoodei ecotype Sinaloan lineage chromosome 14, rGopEvg1_v1.p, whole genome shotgun sequence:
- the LOC115635226 gene encoding olfactory receptor 10C1-like, giving the protein MWKSNQTCVTEIVFLGFSDFQALQVLLFVVVFTFYMVALLGNYLIVIVTVTDWALCTPMYFFLRNLSFLEIGYTSVVIPKMLLNLLSETQTISFAGCGTQMYFFILFGITECCLFSVMAYDRYVAICRPLKYTLVMSQRVCAQMAAGSWTIGTLVAFCQTASIFTLPFCGSNTISHFFCDILPVLRLATTDTRKNEAAVAIVTVVFIFIPFLLILLSYILILSAILRMPSAAGQRKAFSTCSSQLIVVSLFYGTVTFIYVRPKSVYSLGSDRLLSLLYTVVTPIFNPIVYCLRNKEVRRALRKSIVRQTSFLIWCG; this is encoded by the coding sequence ATGTGGAAAAGCAACCAGACCTGTGTGACAGAGATCGTGTTCCTGGGGTTCTCAGAtttccaggcactgcaagtcctgctCTTTGTGGTGGTATTCACCTTCTACATGGTGGCCCTGCTGGGTAACTATCTGATAGTTATTGTCACAGTGACGGATTGGGCTCTTTGCACCcctatgtatttcttcctcaggaACTTGTCCTTCTTGGAAATTGGCTATACCTCGGTTGTGATCCCCAAGATGCTGCTGAACCTGCTGTCAGAGACCCAGACCATCTCCTTTGCGGGCTGCGGCACTCAGATGTACTTCTTCATTCTCTTCGGCATCACAGAGTGCTGCCTGTTCTCCGTTATGGCGTATGACCGCTACGTGGCCATATGCCGCCCCCTGAAATACACCCTGGTTATGAGCCAGAGAGTCTGCGCTCAGATGGCAGCTGGTTCCTGGACCATTGGTACCTTGGTGGCTTTCTGTCAAACAGCTTCAATATTTACTCTGCCTTTCTGTGGGTCTAATACTATcagccatttcttctgtgacattcTTCCTGTGCTCAGACTGGCCACCACAGACACCCGCAAGAATGAAGCTGCTGTTGCCATAGTGACAGTGGTCTTTATCTTCATCCCATTTTTGCTCATTCTCTTGTCCTACATCCTCATCCTCTCTGCCATTCTGAGGATGCCCTCAGCTGCGGGCCAGcgcaaagccttctccacctgctcctcacaGCTCATTGTGGTTTCTCTCTTCTATGGGACTGTCACGTTCATCTATGTGAGGCCCAAGTCAGTCTATTCTCTGGGCAGTGACAGGCTGCTCTCTCTGCTCTACACGGTGGTGACGCCCATATTCAACCCCATTGTTTACTGTCTAAGGAACAAGGAGGTGAGGAGAGCACTCAGAAAGTCAATAGTAAGACAGACTTCCTTCCTCATATGGTGTGGGTGA
- the LOC115635099 gene encoding olfactory receptor 10A7-like, with product MASGNHTTTLGFILLGFSNLTNLQSLLFVVFLVIYMVILLGNGVIVLVTVLDSALQTPMYFFLRNLSFVEICYSSVILPKMAASCLAEDGSISFIGCAAQTYFFLLLAGTECFLLTAMAYDRYVAICNPLHYTHIMNREFCATMVCGSWLVSILLHFGQTYSVFSLPFCGSHEINHIFCDVPPVLELSCVDTYRNKMVIIMAVLLFLIIPFFLIVISYIKIVRTILKMPSAVGRHKAFSTCSSHLIVVTLFYGSGMIVYLEPKSKESVDTDKLLSLFYTIVTPMFNPFIYSLRNKEVKAALRKLVGRK from the coding sequence ATGGCGAGTGGAAATCACACCACAACACTTGGCTTCATCCTCTTGGGCTTCTCCAACCTCACAAACCTGCAGAGTTTGCTCTTTGTGGTCTTCCTGGTCATCTACATGGTGATCCTGCTCGGGAATGGTGTCATTGTCTTGGTCACAGTGCTGGACTCTGCCCTTCAaacccccatgtatttcttcctcaggaACTTGTCCTTTGTGGAGATCTGCTACTCCTCTGTCATCCTGCCCAAGATGGCGGCTAGTTGCCTGGCAGAGGATGGAAGTATCTCATTCATCGGCTGTGCTGCCCAGACGTATTTCTTCCTTTTACTAGCTGGCACAGAGTGTTTTCTTCTGACAGCCATGGCCTATGACCGTTACGTGGCCATATGTAACCCCCTGCATTACACACACATTATGAACAGGGAGTTTTGTGCTACAATGGTATGTGGGTCCTGGCTTGTCAGCATCCTGCTACATTTTGGGCAGACGTATTCGGTGTTTTCTTTGCCCTTCTGTGGGTCTCATGAAATTAACCATATCTTCTGTGATGTCCCCCCTGTGCTGGAGCTGTCCTGCGTGGACACCTACAGGAATAAAATGGTTATCATCATGGCAGTCCTGCTATTCCTAATCATCCCCTTTTTCTTGATAGTTATTTCTTATATTAAAATCGTCAGGACGATTTTGAAGATGCCGTCAGCCGTGGGCCGGCAcaaggccttctccacctgctcctcacacctcattgtggtgactcTGTTCTATGGCTCTGGCATGATTGTGTATTTAGAACCAAAGTCAAAGGAGTCAGTGGACACGGACAAACTGCTCTCACTGTTCTACACCATTGTGACTCCAATGTTCAACCCCTTCATATATAGTCTGAGGAACAAGGAAGTGAAAGCTGCCCTAAGGAAATTAGTAGGGAGAAAATGA